The genomic region ATGTTGAAAAGAGCTGTTGGGTTATCCAACGACCCTATAACCTCTTGATATTCGGTTATGAAAAATGCACAGTCTTTGAAAATACCGGTGTGGACATAAATGCTAATaattctttggaaaatatcGTCAAGAAGGCTTATTACCTCAAATCGATACTTGGCAGAGAGCACcgcttctttctttatcaaGAGTCTGCATATTTTGAGCGAGCGTTTgcattctttcaaagacaTATAGACGTTGTTTTGAGAGAGTTGAAGAATGGATGCGCAACGAGTAATTTTGATGTTTAACATTagaatcttcaaatattcagCGACAGGCATTTTGGTTTTATTCTGAATGTCAAATAGATTGGGTCTAAATCTCGTTAAATCATCATGAATTAACTTATTGAAGGTTTCGATGTCTTTTTTCCACAGTACCTGGGTTAATAGAATGCATAATGTTGTATGTAGCTGATCCACATTCATCTCAGTGAAAGACGACGGCTGGTATTTCAGTGCGGAAACCGTTTCCATGATGGAAAGTTCTACCTTAGGCCCAATTTGCAAGCCAACATATGACTCCAATAGCCAGTATGAAATCAGGTCTGGTATGGATGCATATCTCTGTACGCTTCTTAGTTGTGTACATATTTCAGCAGTAAGTTTgtatattttgttttgtaaGAGAAAAGGCATCATAGATTCCAAGAGCATAAGCTCTAAATCTGAGAGTTTTGTTTCGTTTCCCTTGTTCACCCATTTCTCTAAGTATATATTGGAGACCTTTTGCAATTTGAGACAGCTGTTTCTGTTCATTTCAGAATTCAAACAGAACATTGATTTTATTAAGACTTCATATTTCGAAAATGAATCCAATGTGTTGATTTTCATGTCGATTTGAAGGTCAGACTGTTTTACATCTGTGACAATATCAGTTAGCATCTGACACAAATGAGACCACTTGAATTGGTAAGAAAAATGAGAGCCAGAATATAAAAGACACAACATTGGCTCTGaagaaaagttgaagatttcaaatttgtcTAGTTTCATCCTGCGAAAGCATGGAACTAAACTCTTTCTTGTCAAATTCCACATATCTTGGAgtgtattttctttgaagatcaTGAAAACGTTGCATACGTATGAAAATAGCAACTTTTGAACATTTCTATCTTGGCAGCAACCAATAATTCTCTCGAACTTTTTAAAATGCTCTAAAATATTCGACGTTCGTAAATATGCTCTGTAATTGACCATGGCGGCATGTTCTAAGAATAGAAGCTTTCGTTTCGTAACAAAACAATTGTATAGAACAGCCGCAACATTATCAGTCCTTTTGAAGTCCtcaaatgataaaaatATTTTGGATAGGTAAACAAGAACATAAATTACAGCTTCCTCATTCAGGTCTTTAATGGAATTATTGACAGAAATGATTAGACTATCACACAATCTCGAGGATGATTTGTTTAAGGCAGCTTGATACAAAAAAGGTCGTAGAAGTGCATCGATCTTACCTGCAGAAAAACTCTGGAGGCGCAATTGATTTCTTATTTCCGTGCAAACGTCCTTACCTATAACATCAGTCCTCAAAAATTCGGTCAAGTTCACTTGATCGTTCTCCATATGTTTCGTATACTCATCATAGTATTTCGGTAAATAGATGTGGCAGTTTACAGATATATCCTTTCGAAGTAATTTGGTAATTTGTCTTTGAAACGTCGAAGAATCCATATTCTTTATGTAATTACCAAATTCGAGTTTGAACTGATTCACATACTGAACGAATTTGAGTCCAAACAAAGGCTTGAATCCAGTTAGCAATGTAAAGAAGTTTAATATTAGCTTCACCAAAGCGTGGACTTTCACATTAGGGTCTTTCAGAAGGTATCGCGTATCATGAGCAAAGCATTCCAAAAGACTTTCCGCGTGTCTTTCTGTCGTTCCtgttttcaatatcaactGCATTGTTATTACTTTTAATGTTGCTAAGTAATTCTCATTGCCCGCAGAAAAATCACTTAACAAAACGTCATCAATACCTTTGGCCTTAATTAAATTGGTTTCGTTGTATAGCATTAAGATCTGATTGCTAGCTTGTGTCAATTTGTTTCTCTccatcaaaaaaataatcCAATTCATATGCTTTTTCGGAAGTTCctgaagtttcttcaactgatgACGCCAGATCAATTGGCGATATAACTGAATGAAACTATCATTTACTTGAATGTAGTTCTCAAAATCTTTGCTCTTATTATCCACAAAATCGTACAATTTCTTCCAGTCAATCAGGGAGTTGGTATTATTCTCCTGTGCTGTAGTTATCTTCGAACTATTTGACGTAGCCTGCCATTCCGTATCGTATTTTGTTGATCCAGCGTTTAACGGTCTTCTAACTCTGTTGTCAACTTTCATATCACTCAAGACACCTTTCATTTCGATATGACTGCTGTCTGTTTCAAACGTACTACAGTATGGGCTAAAGCCTGGCTACCCAATATCCACGAAGTTGGCGGGCTGATATGTGTATAGTCTCTAGTTCTTTCTGCAATCTGCCACTTTCAAGTACAGAATCTAATatgtaaacaaaaacaattcTTTATTTGTGTTATTGTAAAGATTGACATTTAATATGAGATGAATAAAAGACTATGAGATGAAAACCTATAGATGAGACAAGCATTGCAAAGCTGCTAAAGTGCTGCTGACGTGATAGATTGTATATTATAGCGCACAATGTCCGGGATTGATAGTACTTTGTTGAATGAGAAATGTGATAAAGATACCATTTATCAGGTACTAGAACGAATgtcatcaaagaaacagcATTCTAGTAACGAAATACTCCCGATAATCAAGAATGTGGTACCAATATATCCATCGCTACCGAGAGAATTAAAGATGGCACTACGCAGGCTATGCGGTAATAATTACATATTCATATCATTGGTTATTGAGTATGCAAAAGAATTGGGTAAGAATCGTGAGACGTCAATATTCTACGGCTTTTTAACGGATGTTCTTAAGTATGAGAGTGATTGTCTATTCAATTACTTAGAGCATTCGTCAAGAAGAGATCTCCCTTTTATCAAATCGATTCTGTTTGGAAGCAGATGTTATAACGCTTTAAGCAGCAGTATTTCCATCGTTGAATATTTAAAGTTTATGAAGATGCAATGGGAATTTGTCTTTAAAGAGACGAAGCAATATGATAAGACGCATCTCGAAATGTTCGTTTCATGTCTACAGCTCAATATTCCTTATGGTGTTGATATATTCATTGAAGGGCTTGCTACTACTAGTGAATTTTCATGGAATGCTTTGATTATGATGTTATCAAAGGGGACCTCAGTTCAACAGAGGAGATTTTTCATGTATCATTTGGTCCCGTTCCTTGAAAAAGTAACTAATCCTGATAACAGCTCTACCATTTTCACACTACTATCCCAGTTACCATTCGATATCCCAACTAGCATAGATTGCTTCAAATGGGGAAATCCGTATTTTAAAATTGTTTACTTGCATGGTATGTCAGAAGCGAAACGTGCACAGCTCTTCAGAGAATTACTACCATGTTTTGAACTGATGGATTTATACACAGATGATTCACTCGCTGAAATCTTGGTAATGATATTAGATGCCATGTCTAAGGATTCCAGAGATGAACTATCGCATGATGCAATTTCCTTGAATTTTGTCACCAAGAGACTTCATTCTGAGGATCATCTGGTTAGGGAGCGTACTATGTTTGTTGCCAAGAAACTTACAAATGATCAGCTTCAATATGAAAGCGATTTTACAATCGATTTGCCTCGAATTGAACTAATCAAGCTATCCAAACTTGAATTTCCCATTAAGGAAGGACTACAAAATCTGCCAAAAGGGAACTCTACAAAGAATGAACTTGTACAGCAATTTAATACCATAACTTTGCAGGACAGTGACGATgaatctgatgaagaagattctaGAGACATCTTGTTCCTCAAAGATCTTTTGCTGGAATTCGAGAAAGTTATCAAGAATGATGGGTCCGAACTTAGATTGCTAAAGGAAACTGTGAAGTTAGTACgacagaagaagaacttccCAACAGAAGTATCTTTTTATTCTAAAGAACTCCTCAAAAAGATAGCCACCATATCGAACAAGTTTGACGAAAaatcatttgaagaatggaagGCTAATGCATTAGTTAGCATATTGGTTGTATGTCCAGACAAGATTGTCGATCTTTATGCAATTCTCTTCAATAACGAGTTATCGTTGCAACAAAGGATGGTAATCTTGACATCTGCAGCATTGAGTGCAAGGGAACTACGGGgttttgatgatgaatttgtGGTGAAACCTAAATACGATTTTCCTACTAATCGATTACCATGGGATGAATCGGCCACTGAACAGCAACCTGAAAATAATAAGATACAAGATATTACTGAAATAACAGGAAGCAAGGTTACTTGGAGATCAAAACGTTTAGAGACTGATAGTAAGATTACACAACAGCAGAATAATTTTAGGAAGTACGCTACACTCTTCTTCTATCCCTTGGCACATGCTTGGTTGAACGGAATTAACCTTGGTGCATTCGATAAAGTGTTCAAGAGACACTACATATCTATGCTCAAGATCATTTTAACTTGTGCAAGTCCTCATTATGAGCTAGAAGAGATGCAAATTTTGATGCAAGAAATCCTTTCGGATGCTGTGAAACAACAAGTTCAAACCTCTTAAGACTCATTGAATGACAAAATCTGGGGAATTCAATGGAGCCTATGGTtagaggaaaaaaaaattttcatcaaattaCTACCTGCACACGCAATGTATATCTCGACATATTTGACTTCATAACCTATTTACACTGTTAAACCGTCTCGAGCGTGCAACCAAAGGTTTCATTGCTTTCCCATAAGCAGTTAACGAGTTTAGGTGCCCCAGCGCAttggtcacgtgatttcCCGAAGCTTCTCTTTTAAGGTAAAGAAAACGCTCAAAAGTTCGGAATAAGACGCTGATCATTACAAACAACCATTCACTTCTGCTCACCGCCAATCTACCGACACGTTAGAT from Kluyveromyces lactis strain NRRL Y-1140 chromosome D complete sequence harbors:
- the ESP1 gene encoding separase (similar to uniprot|Q03018 Saccharomyces cerevisiae YGR098C ESP1 Separase with cysteine protease activity (related to caspases) that promotes sister chromatid separation by mediating dissociation of the cohesin Scc1p from chromatin inhibited by Pds1p), whose amino-acid sequence is MKGVLSDMKVDNRVRRPLNAGSTKYDTEWQATSNSSKITTAQENNTNSLIDWKKLYDFVDNKSKDFENYIQVNDSFIQLYRQLIWRHQLKKLQELPKKHMNWIIFLMERNKLTQASNQILMLYNETNLIKAKGIDDVLLSDFSAGNENYLATLKVITMQLILKTGTTERHAESLLECFAHDTRYLLKDPNVKVHALVKLILNFFTLLTGFKPLFGLKFVQYVNQFKLEFGNYIKNMDSSTFQRQITKLLRKDISVNCHIYLPKYYDEYTKHMENDQVNLTEFLRTDVIGKDVCTEIRNQLRLQSFSAGKIDALLRPFLYQAALNKSSSRLCDSLIISVNNSIKDLNEEAVIYVLVYLSKIFLSFEDFKRTDNVAAVLYNCFVTKRKLLFLEHAAMVNYRAYLRTSNILEHFKKFERIIGCCQDRNVQKLLFSYVCNVFMIFKENTLQDMWNLTRKSLVPCFRRMKLDKFEIFNFSSEPMLCLLYSGSHFSYQFKWSHLCQMLTDIVTDVKQSDLQIDMKINTLDSFSKYEVLIKSMFCLNSEMNRNSCLKLQKVSNIYLEKWVNKGNETKLSDLELMLLESMMPFLLQNKIYKLTAEICTQLRSVQRYASIPDLISYWLLESYVGLQIGPKVELSIMETVSALKYQPSSFTEMNVDQLHTTLCILLTQVLWKKDIETFNKLIHDDLTRFRPNLFDIQNKTKMPVAEYLKILMLNIKITRCASILQLSQNNVYMSLKECKRSLKICRLLIKKEAVLSAKYRFEVISLLDDIFQRIISIYVHTGIFKDCAFFITEYQEVIGSLDNPTALFNMFSCLCSYYQLIEESENASLSLTKMNAAFDQIDGSANIEALATFLYFNKESEKLNNSMRLFFGDDVFISDIVEYWLLRSCQKTSTETTRKDFEAMVCMNNAKILYNKVQKQMATDTFFRSMGESVMAIPACYDCDSISVDGRHKSLSLTSVQTLKSVNDSPRPSSLTPRGKSLAYSFDRSTAINNLQMTDRFIQNADIKALKAHEIRELASLHSLTLSLFFNMSTKTRLESQLGQNFRLRDHPRSLSLLYEKAFSDMGTEIYDSFIPETIATESVEMSECNMNLATIHSEFGKKWSHLSFNVVEIDICQLTGDLLITRFDTVRNKHLHLRLPLNRHNSRDLSEEVLGFEAALDELNHIISSNNCTTSIEVTSVITTKEQRKNWWDERYALNNRLQTLLTKIEDSWFCGFKGVFNPRIVDQQQFEIFKKGFQSILHTHLPSRKSSRQSDSFLQVDNMLIELFVLLDVINQPTEKAVSMMEDLIYFVFDILLFHGEQNAYDEIDVNLMHVKFEELLQEYNAESKTKDQTLDHTFLILGNKCHSIPWESLDFLKSISISRVPSIKMLDELLTKHSELSPCVNVSENLSFVLNPGNDLGRTETVFSSEFIAMASRTNSKAFIGKPPTVDEFFHSVADSNLFVYVGHSGGEQYVKLKDLRKCNHLAPSLLLGCSSAHLKYCGTFESSGTIYSYLLGGSPMVVGNLWDVTDKDTDKLSVSVFEKTGFFNSKPISRTDESDATIKQFLNVSEAISQSRDECNMKYLIGAAMVIYGLPMRFTERTVPTSI
- the TEL2 gene encoding Tel2p (similar to uniprot|P53038 Saccharomyces cerevisiae YGR099W TEL2 Essential DNA-binding protein specific to single-stranded yeast telomeric DNA repeats required for telomere length regulation and telomere position effect) gives rise to the protein MSGIDSTLLNEKCDKDTIYQVLERMSSKKQHSSNEILPIIKNVVPIYPSLPRELKMALRRLCGNNYIFISLVIEYAKELGKNRETSIFYGFLTDVLKYESDCLFNYLEHSSRRDLPFIKSILFGSRCYNALSSSISIVEYLKFMKMQWEFVFKETKQYDKTHLEMFVSCLQLNIPYGVDIFIEGLATTSEFSWNALIMMLSKGTSVQQRRFFMYHLVPFLEKVTNPDNSSTIFTLLSQLPFDIPTSIDCFKWGNPYFKIVYLHGMSEAKRAQLFRELLPCFELMDLYTDDSLAEILVMILDAMSKDSRDELSHDAISLNFVTKRLHSEDHLVRERTMFVAKKLTNDQLQYESDFTIDLPRIELIKLSKLEFPIKEGLQNLPKGNSTKNELVQQFNTITLQDSDDESDEEDSRDILFLKDLLLEFEKVIKNDGSELRLLKETVKLVRQKKNFPTEVSFYSKELLKKIATISNKFDEKSFEEWKANALVSILVVCPDKIVDLYAILFNNELSLQQRMVILTSAALSARELRGFDDEFVVKPKYDFPTNRLPWDESATEQQPENNKIQDITEITGSKVTWRSKRLETDSKITQQQNNFRKYATLFFYPLAHAWLNGINLGAFDKVFKRHYISMLKIILTCASPHYELEEMQILMQEILSDAVKQQVQTS